Proteins encoded by one window of Bacteroidota bacterium:
- a CDS encoding biotin-dependent carboxyltransferase family protein, which yields MTGQIKFISGGMLTSIQDMGRYGHQKFGMPVSGAMDTYSLQLANYLVGNKRNEACFEITYLGPEIEFHSDTTIAISGAIMQSKVNGSSVPMNTSIFIAKGDILVMGAVKKGMRAYLSIAGGVIIPDVMGSRSTYLRAKVGGFQGRKIETGDLIEIGKNSLILMKEIPSPLLFIYPGIQTIRVLKGTEFYRFENEAWNTFLNSEYTISNQNDRMGYRLSGPPIKHKNGADIISSGIVNGSIQVPGHGEPIIMMADHQTVGGYTKIANVVSVDLPIMGQMKAGDKIKFKEITLEEAQDLIKKQEENLVKLFNL from the coding sequence ATGACTGGGCAGATAAAATTTATCTCGGGCGGAATGCTGACAAGTATTCAGGATATGGGCAGATATGGCCATCAAAAATTTGGCATGCCTGTATCAGGGGCCATGGATACATACTCCTTGCAATTGGCGAACTATTTAGTAGGGAATAAAAGAAATGAAGCCTGTTTTGAAATAACCTATCTTGGACCGGAAATAGAATTCCATTCTGATACAACGATTGCGATTAGTGGTGCAATTATGCAATCAAAAGTAAATGGAAGTTCTGTTCCAATGAATACAAGTATTTTTATTGCAAAAGGGGATATTTTGGTAATGGGAGCCGTAAAAAAAGGAATGAGAGCCTATTTGTCAATAGCCGGTGGGGTAATAATTCCAGATGTAATGGGAAGCAGGTCCACTTATCTCAGAGCTAAAGTAGGTGGTTTTCAGGGTCGGAAAATTGAAACAGGGGATCTAATTGAAATTGGTAAGAATTCGTTAATACTGATGAAAGAAATCCCTTCTCCGCTCTTATTTATCTACCCGGGTATTCAAACAATCAGAGTTTTGAAGGGCACTGAATTTTATCGTTTTGAAAACGAAGCTTGGAATACCTTTCTCAATTCTGAATATACGATCAGCAATCAAAATGACAGAATGGGTTATCGTTTATCGGGCCCTCCAATTAAGCATAAAAACGGAGCTGATATTATTTCATCCGGAATAGTGAACGGCAGCATACAAGTTCCGGGTCACGGAGAACCGATCATTATGATGGCCGATCACCAAACAGTTGGAGGATATACAAAAATTGCCAATGTAGTGTCTGTTGACCTGCCTATCATGGGACAAATGAAAGCCGGGGATAAAATAAAATTTAAAGAAATTACCCTTGAAGAAGCTCAGGACTTAATTAAAAAACAGGAAGAAAACTTAGTTAAATTGTTTAATTTATAA
- a CDS encoding DUF4251 domain-containing protein, with translation MKRLSIFLFVFIIPYSIFAQEFNNRKDIREARKAKIESTVKKVIESKDFIFTVRNANPAIGPSITLTSDYDFKITGDSAYSYLPYFGEAYKVEYGSNEGGIKFENLIYNYRIVFNKKTSYYEIRFEIIEPSDTYRIYMNISSSGYGNLKISCNNRQTINYDGILNKLLE, from the coding sequence ATGAAACGTTTATCAATTTTCCTGTTTGTTTTTATTATTCCATATTCCATTTTTGCGCAAGAGTTCAATAATCGAAAGGACATTCGTGAAGCAAGGAAGGCAAAAATTGAATCTACGGTTAAAAAAGTAATTGAGTCGAAAGATTTTATTTTCACGGTTAGAAATGCCAATCCGGCAATCGGGCCCTCAATAACACTGACCTCTGATTATGATTTCAAAATTACCGGAGATTCTGCTTATAGCTACTTACCTTACTTTGGGGAAGCTTACAAAGTTGAATACGGAAGTAATGAGGGTGGAATAAAATTCGAAAACTTAATATATAATTACCGCATCGTATTCAATAAAAAAACAAGTTATTATGAAATTAGGTTTGAAATAATTGAACCAAGTGATACCTATCGGATTTATATGAATATTTCTTCTTCAGGCTATGGGAATCTCAAAATCTCATGTAATAATCGTCAAACCATTAATTATGATGGAATTCTGAACAAATTGCTCGAATAA
- the pxpB gene encoding 5-oxoprolinase subunit PxpB — protein sequence MTNNNLKIIPSGDSAILVRLGNEITEEINTRVHDLHFMLDVLKIKGIIEMVPAYADLLILYDPLKVSYDGLSQIIKEEIEKPGKPGTIEQRLIQIPVCYDEEFGSDLEEVSEHTGLSKKEIIQIHSSTKYLVYMLGFTPGFSYLGGMDERIACPRKKIPRQNIPAGSVGIADKQTGIYPIESPGGWQLIGRTPLNLFDPDREDVFLCRAGDHLQFVPISKTEFESIKIAQDK from the coding sequence ATGACCAATAATAACTTGAAGATTATTCCTTCCGGAGATTCTGCTATATTGGTGCGACTCGGTAATGAGATCACCGAAGAAATTAACACACGTGTGCATGATCTTCATTTTATGCTGGATGTATTAAAGATCAAAGGAATTATTGAAATGGTACCTGCTTATGCGGACCTTCTTATTTTGTATGATCCTTTGAAGGTTTCTTATGATGGATTAAGTCAAATAATTAAAGAGGAAATTGAAAAACCAGGCAAACCGGGAACTATCGAACAGCGATTAATCCAAATTCCGGTTTGTTACGATGAAGAATTTGGCAGTGACCTTGAAGAGGTATCTGAACACACAGGATTGTCAAAAAAAGAAATTATTCAAATTCATTCCTCCACAAAGTACCTTGTTTATATGCTTGGATTTACACCCGGATTTAGTTATTTAGGTGGAATGGATGAACGGATTGCCTGTCCGCGAAAAAAAATACCTAGACAAAATATTCCGGCAGGTTCGGTAGGTATTGCTGATAAACAAACAGGAATTTATCCCATCGAAAGCCCTGGTGGTTGGCAACTCATAGGCAGGACGCCACTCAATCTTTTTGATCCAGATAGAGAAGATGTGTTTCTTTGCAGAGCAGGTGATCATCTGCAATTTGTTCCAATAAGTAAAACTGAATTTGAATCAATTAAAATAGCACAGGACAAATGA
- the speB gene encoding agmatinase translates to MRKQIVNLLGIPYDDKSSFKKGAAKAPNEIRTVFYDGSSNYMTETGIDISLVLKDCRDIQTADYQKISLQISKAIDLKLPSVFLGGDHSITYPIVQALNKEHSKFDILHFDAHADIYDELDGDRFSHACPFARIMEGGLAKRLVSVGIRNMPTYLLDQAKKFGIEIVMMKDIANMKILNFQNPLYISIDLDVLDPAFAPGVSHHEPGGLSTRELINLLHQIKAPIIGADIVELNPDRDPSGITAALVAKLLKEVVGLIVLNANF, encoded by the coding sequence ATGAGAAAACAAATAGTAAATTTACTTGGAATCCCTTACGATGATAAATCGTCTTTTAAAAAAGGAGCTGCAAAAGCTCCAAATGAAATAAGAACAGTTTTTTATGACGGATCCTCAAATTATATGACGGAAACAGGAATTGATATTTCGCTTGTATTGAAAGATTGTAGAGATATTCAAACAGCAGATTATCAAAAGATTTCGCTGCAAATAAGCAAGGCTATTGATTTAAAATTACCATCAGTGTTTCTTGGTGGAGATCATTCAATCACTTATCCAATTGTTCAGGCGTTAAATAAGGAACACAGTAAATTTGACATATTGCATTTTGATGCACATGCCGATATTTATGACGAATTGGATGGAGATCGCTTTTCACACGCTTGCCCTTTCGCACGTATTATGGAAGGTGGTCTAGCGAAGAGATTGGTTTCGGTTGGTATTCGAAATATGCCAACATATCTTCTGGATCAAGCCAAAAAATTTGGAATTGAAATTGTCATGATGAAAGATATCGCCAATATGAAAATTTTAAATTTTCAAAATCCTTTATATATATCAATAGATTTGGATGTTCTTGATCCGGCTTTTGCACCCGGAGTTTCGCATCATGAACCAGGTGGATTATCGACCCGAGAACTGATTAATTTACTGCATCAAATTAAAGCCCCGATAATTGGGGCTGATATTGTGGAACTGAATCCTGATCGTGACCCTTCGGGCATTACTGCCGCATTGGTAGCTAAATTGCTAAAGGAAGTAGTTGGATTGATTGTTTTGAATGCTAATTTTTGA
- a CDS encoding LamB/YcsF family protein, translating into MMKVDINSDLGESFGNYKMGNDAEVMKYITSANIACGFHAGDPVVIEDTIKLALENKVAIGAHPAYPDLMGFGRRSMNLSPKEIKAYVLYQVGALKAMTEALGGKLQHVKAHGALYNDAAVNKSISTAIVEAVYLIDPELIFMGLANSEMLEVAKKLGLKTASEVFADRAYIKSGTLVSRALPGAVIHDTNICNERVLRMIEEGSVKGIDGSDIKIKAETICIHGDNPAAIDMARSLKNHLEKNGIIIQAIKK; encoded by the coding sequence ATAATGAAAGTAGATATAAACTCAGATTTAGGCGAAAGCTTCGGAAATTACAAAATGGGAAATGATGCTGAAGTAATGAAATACATTACATCTGCAAATATAGCCTGTGGTTTTCATGCCGGCGACCCGGTGGTGATCGAAGATACCATCAAATTGGCACTCGAAAATAAGGTTGCAATTGGGGCTCATCCCGCTTATCCCGACCTGATGGGTTTCGGACGACGATCAATGAATTTAAGCCCAAAAGAAATCAAAGCCTATGTCCTTTATCAGGTGGGTGCGCTCAAAGCTATGACAGAAGCATTGGGAGGTAAATTACAACATGTAAAAGCACATGGGGCATTATACAATGATGCTGCCGTAAATAAATCTATTTCAACTGCAATAGTTGAAGCAGTTTACTTAATCGATCCTGAGCTTATTTTTATGGGTCTGGCAAATTCTGAAATGTTGGAAGTGGCTAAAAAGTTGGGTCTAAAAACTGCAAGCGAAGTTTTTGCAGACCGCGCATACATCAAGTCTGGAACCTTGGTATCGCGTGCACTTCCAGGAGCAGTCATTCACGACACCAATATTTGCAACGAAAGGGTTTTAAGAATGATCGAGGAAGGAAGTGTTAAAGGGATTGATGGCAGCGATATTAAAATTAAGGCAGAAACTATATGTATTCATGGTGACAATCCTGCAGCAATCGACATGGCCAGGTCATTAAAAAATCATCTTGAAAAAAATGGAATCATCATACAGGCAATAAAAAAATGA
- a CDS encoding Nramp family divalent metal transporter: protein MSLRNRLKSIGPGILVTAAFIGPGTITTCTLAGAGFGYALLWGLLFSVIATIILQEMSARLGIVGRLGLGEALRKQFKNPITKILSAVLILSAIVIGNAAYETGNILGASLGLEEITKFSGFTLANGGVLRIWGPIIGLTAFLLLFLGSYKHLERALIALVLLMSVSFIATMIVIGPDLAQIFKGVFIPKLPTGSTLMLIGLIGTTVVPYNLFLHASTVQEKWKGEKDLKVARIDLSLSIILGGLISMSIVITSAVAFFGTNAQIRGASDLASQLTPFLGDWAGIFMSVGLFAAGISSAITAPLAAAYATSGILGWKTDLKSKKFKAVWISILSIGIIFSAIGFSPIKAIVFAQVTNGILLPVIAIYLLIVMNSKRILGNHSNKIFQNILGLIIVLIMLVLGGKSILLAFGAL, encoded by the coding sequence ATGAGCCTACGAAATAGATTAAAATCAATTGGGCCCGGAATTCTGGTAACTGCAGCCTTTATAGGACCAGGAACAATTACGACCTGTACTTTGGCAGGAGCCGGTTTTGGGTATGCACTTTTATGGGGTTTGCTATTCTCGGTTATCGCGACCATCATACTACAGGAAATGTCAGCCAGACTTGGTATTGTAGGCAGACTTGGCCTTGGTGAAGCTTTGAGAAAACAGTTCAAAAATCCAATCACAAAAATATTATCAGCAGTACTCATTTTGTCAGCCATCGTCATTGGAAATGCTGCTTATGAAACAGGAAATATATTGGGCGCATCACTAGGATTGGAAGAAATCACTAAATTTTCAGGATTTACGTTAGCTAATGGTGGAGTGTTAAGAATCTGGGGACCGATAATTGGTTTAACTGCATTCTTACTTTTATTTTTAGGTAGTTATAAACATTTGGAACGAGCTTTAATTGCGCTTGTTTTATTGATGAGCGTGTCCTTTATTGCCACTATGATTGTAATCGGACCTGATTTAGCTCAAATATTTAAGGGGGTTTTTATTCCTAAATTACCAACGGGAAGCACCCTAATGTTAATTGGCTTAATTGGCACTACGGTTGTTCCTTATAATTTATTTCTGCATGCATCAACCGTTCAAGAGAAATGGAAAGGTGAGAAAGACTTAAAAGTAGCTCGTATTGACTTATCCTTATCTATAATTTTAGGAGGATTAATTTCAATGTCAATAGTGATAACCTCGGCAGTGGCATTTTTTGGTACAAACGCACAGATAAGGGGAGCTTCCGACCTTGCTTCACAATTAACTCCATTCTTGGGTGATTGGGCAGGAATCTTTATGTCGGTTGGATTATTTGCTGCAGGAATATCCTCTGCAATTACGGCACCTCTGGCAGCTGCTTATGCCACTTCAGGTATTTTAGGTTGGAAAACTGATTTGAAATCAAAGAAATTTAAAGCGGTTTGGATATCAATTTTATCGATTGGAATTATTTTTTCAGCCATTGGATTTAGTCCGATAAAAGCGATTGTATTTGCACAGGTAACCAACGGAATTTTACTTCCGGTAATTGCGATTTACTTATTAATAGTAATGAACAGCAAGCGTATTCTGGGAAATCATTCAAATAAAATATTTCAAAATATTTTGGGATTAATTATTGTTTTAATTATGCTTGTACTTGGAGGTAAAAGTATTCTTTTAGCTTTTGGAGCGTTGTAA